A single genomic interval of Roseofilum casamattae BLCC-M143 harbors:
- a CDS encoding DNA-methyltransferase, translated as MAFKSKASRNRTLSCTEAEMAMLQQELITLEAPALPADIEGKIIHQDWLACASYLPEAFVDLLILDHPYNLSKNYHGHLFRERDGSEYTRWFAEIMQSLESILKPTATVYVCSDWKTSMIIAPVLDNYFYIQNRITWEREKGRGSKTNWKNNTEDIWFCTVGKDYYFNVDAVKMKKQAIAPYRDRDGEPKDWVEEPKGKYRLTHPSNIWTDISVPFWSMPENTNHPTQKPEKLLAKLILASSQPEDFVFDPFLGSGTSAVVARKLNRCFSGVEINLEYCCWAQKRLHLARENTRIQGYDDGVFWERNSLVKRK; from the coding sequence ATGGCATTCAAGTCTAAAGCATCTCGCAACCGCACGCTGAGCTGCACTGAGGCAGAAATGGCGATGCTGCAACAGGAGTTAATTACCCTGGAGGCTCCGGCACTCCCGGCCGATATCGAAGGGAAGATTATTCATCAAGATTGGCTTGCGTGCGCGTCTTATTTGCCGGAAGCCTTTGTCGATCTGTTAATTCTCGATCATCCCTACAATTTGTCTAAGAATTATCACGGCCATCTGTTTCGCGAACGAGATGGAAGCGAGTATACCCGATGGTTTGCGGAAATTATGCAAAGTCTCGAATCCATATTGAAGCCAACGGCGACGGTTTATGTTTGTTCGGATTGGAAAACTTCGATGATTATTGCTCCGGTGTTAGACAACTATTTTTATATTCAAAATCGGATTACCTGGGAACGAGAGAAAGGAAGAGGATCGAAAACGAATTGGAAAAATAATACGGAGGATATTTGGTTTTGTACGGTAGGGAAAGATTATTATTTTAATGTGGATGCCGTAAAAATGAAAAAACAGGCGATCGCCCCTTACCGCGATCGCGATGGGGAACCAAAAGATTGGGTGGAAGAACCCAAGGGAAAATATCGGCTGACTCATCCCTCTAATATTTGGACGGATATTTCCGTGCCGTTTTGGTCAATGCCAGAAAATACCAATCATCCGACGCAGAAACCGGAAAAGCTTCTGGCAAAGCTCATCTTAGCAAGCTCGCAACCGGAAGATTTTGTCTTCGATCCATTTTTAGGGAGCGGAACATCGGCTGTGGTAGCGCGAAAGCTGAATCGATGTTTTTCTGGGGTTGAAATTAATCTTGAATATTGCTGTTGGGCGCAAAAACGGTTGCATTTGGCCAGAGAAAATACTCGAATTCAAGGCTATGATGATGGGGTATTTTGGGAGCGAAATTCTCTGGTGAAACGGAAGTAG